A segment of the Octopus bimaculoides isolate UCB-OBI-ISO-001 chromosome 12, ASM119413v2, whole genome shotgun sequence genome:
tgagcaagacgctttatttcacattgctccagtcttctcagctggcaaaaaagagtAGTGCCTGTATTCGAAAGAGATCACCCTTctaacattctgtgtcacacggaatctccctgataactatgttaagggtatgcatatctgtggagtactcagccacttgcacattaatataACAAGTATGGAGgggccagtgtgtgtgtgtgtaaaggtacaGGGATGGGTGTATGCTTAAAAAGTAAGCTCAGATGGTTTTCAATTCATCTCTGAATGTGGCACCTTAGGCTgaccaatattttgtgagtggatttgggaggcagaaactgaaagaagctggtttgatatgtgtggtggtggtgggaggagtgtgtgtgtgaggacactATTCCACATTAGTCTGTACTGGCTGTTCACTACAAATGTTttactgtcattatcatcatcattaccgtcatcatcatcattattgtcatcatcactctcaccattaacacaaccatcaccaacatcactaccaccaccacctccaacaccaccaccaccaccatcatcacccctcccacctccaccaccatcatcattcccagcatcaccatcatcatcatcatcatcttcatcatcatcatcatgaaattattttaaaatccttCACTGATGTTCTTCTATTTTAGGCAATTGTCCGAAATCGTGATCTTCATGAAGTGCATGGTGCTCTGTGCCAAACACCATGTAATGCAGCTGAATTGAAATTAACAAGTTGTAAGATTTTGCCTCAGAACTGTtccttattgtttgttttttttttagtgtttttttttttctcatttaattcCTTAAGGAATTGTTTTCTTTAGTACAACCTCCACACCCTACAAAATGCACAAGGAAGCATAGGGACTGTAATATTAATGAGCTTAACTGCAAAGATcaatattatgagttcaaatcttattgttGCCTTTCAATCACCAGGAAAGACACATTATTCTACATTTAGTGGAACCTTCTCACATGTGTGACTATTTAAAGTTTTTAAAGCCTCTCCTTCTGTTGtttgatatagaaataaataaatctaaataaattacaaatgaaaagaaacgTAATCAATCTATGGTTGAAGAGCAGAAAAACTAAATGTTTTCCAATCGTATTCTAAAGATTTGATTTTATATTCAACCTCCTTGCAAGACGATGattcttttatgtttattaattttgaaattttgttgtcCCTGATGATGACAAATGTTTATTGTCTCTTACTTTTCTAGGGACATCCTGGGGCATTGAAATTAAACGTAATAAGGAGTATGGCGACTATGAGTTTTCTTTAGGGTTAGAACCTTATGTTAAAGCGAATGTAGTATTTAAACCACAttctaaagaaacaaatatatcatTCTTTCTTCCTACGGAAGCGAATACACCATCAAAAATGAGCTTATTGACAAGAGGAAAATTTCATCTGGACATACGGGTAAGTAAAACTCTTTATCATTTTTTCAATGAGTCTACCTGCTTAACTGAACCTCAATATATTTCTTGCTTTTCAGGTTTTTTAGATTTGTGTAATTAATCTCAGCTTTTCCTGATAAGCCCCTTAGACATTTATTAACATAACCAACTGTATTAATGATTATTACTGTACGTatgcctgtttatatatttaaatattctaaaaccTCACTTTGGATGAAACAAGattatagacaaaaaaaaaggacaaatgaGAATATCATACTTTAATGTTTAGATTTAATTCTGTTCTGATATACACAACATTGTTAATAAACAATTATtctatgaatgtatttgtttgtctgctttacatctgctttttttctattctagcatgggttagatgaatacatattatCAAGGAGATGCTTCTCATGTCACTAGCCCTTCCCTGGCTTTCAATAAAGGCAGATGTTATTCTGATtgtctttgaaagtgcagagctaCAGGACAATTTTCTGATAGGGAAATGAcagcaaacatcatcatcatcatcatctctggcTTACTCCAGGGCAGAATGTGAatgtttacacagacacacacacgcatggtcCCTGTACTAGGGAGACTGTCACCTTCTTGACAATACTAAAAGGTCTTTTTCACCCGTGCATATTTAGTCAATTGCTAACACCTTTCCAGAGggcactgggtgcattttatcatggtagCAAAACTAGTGAGATTTCCTTCTGCTATCATTAGTTTCTGCTGTGTCTCTCCACTGAATACAATGTGACAAACAGGGTGGGTAGCAGGTAGAGTGATGGTGGGAGCAAACTAGGATGTGTTTGAGGAAGGGGCCAAGTGTATGATAGCAGAAACAGAAAGATGGGAGTGAAGAAGGGGTgacaaaagagaagagagaaggaatgtTGACTGCATTGAAAGAGAGAACAAGACTGGTTGTAGGCAGTATTGAGTACAAATAGTTCCAGTGCCACCCTTGATAACAGAGGCATAATGGAAGAGTGTaagggagagagtgtgagagagacaagAGGGTAGACAGGTCCAGTAACGTTCCTACCATGACAGCAGGGTACAGAGAAGAGGAGAGATTCACTGTTATTGTTAGTTAGGCAGGCTGCTGGTGGAGTGTGGGTGGATAATAGATGAGTGATAGAGAACTGATAGAAAGGTGAGATGGTATACCAAGAGGCAGTCTAGGCAACTTATGTAGACACAAATGGGGGATAGAATAGGTAAGAGACCGAAATGTAGACAGGTTATATCTACCAGACTCCATCActaattttatttcaacattcaATTCTACATGAATttatgatttcatcatcatcatcatcatcatcgtttaacgtccgctttccatgctagcatgggttggacgatttgactgaggactggtgaaaccggatggcaaccccaggctccaatctgatttggcagagtttctacagctggatgtccttcctaacgccaaccactcagagagtgtagtgggtgcttttacgtgtcatttTAAAGTTGAATATATTAAGNNNNNNNNNNNNNNNNNNNNNNNNNNNNNNNNNNNNNNNNNNNNNNNNNNNNNNNNNNNNNNNNNNNNNNNNNNNNNNNNNNNNNNNNNNNNNNNNNNNNNNNNNNNNNNNNNNNNNNNNNNNNNNNNNNNNNNNNNNNNNNNNNNNNNNNNNNNNNNNNNNNNNNNNNNNNNNNNNNNNNNNNNNNNNNNNNNNNNNNNNNNNNNNNNNNNNNNNNNNNNNNNNNNNNNNNNNNNNNNNNNNNNNNNNNNNNNNNNNNNNNNNNNNNNNNNNNNNNNNNNNNNNNNNNNNNNNNNNNNNNNNNNNNNNNNNNNNNNNNNNNNNNNNNNNNNNNNNNNNNNNNNNNNNNNNNNNNNNNNNNNNNNNNNNNNNNNNNNNNNNNNNNNNNNNNNNNNNNNNNNNNNNNNNNNNNNNNNNNNNNNNNNNNNNNNNNNNNNNNNNNNNNNNNNNNNNNNNNNNNNNNNNNNNNNNNNNNNNNNNNNNNNNNNNNNNNNNNNNNNNNNNNNNNNNNNNNNNNNNNNNNNNNNNNNNNNNNNNNNNNNNNNNNNNNNNNNNNNNNNNNNNNNNNNNNNNNNNNNNNNNNNNNNNNNNNNNNNNNNNNNNNNNNNNNNNNNNNNNNNNNNNNNNNNNNNNNNNNNNNNNNNNNNNNNNNNNNNNNNNNNNNNNNNNNNNNNNNNNNNNNNNNNNNNNNNNNNNNNNNNNNNNNNNNNNNNNNNNNNNNNNNNNNNNNNNNNNNNNNNNNNNNNNNNNNNNNNNNNNNNNNNNNNNNNNNNNNNNNNNNNNNNNNNNNNNNNNNNNNNNNNNNNNNNNNNNNNNNNNNNNNNNNNNNNNNNNNNNNNNNNNNNNNNNNNNNNNNNNNNNNNNNNNNNNNNNNNNNNNNNNNNNNNNNNNNNNNNNNNNNNNNNNNNNNNNNNNNNNNNNNNNNNNNNNNNNNNNNNNNNNNNNNNNNNNNNNNNNNNNNNNNNNNNNNNNNNNNNNNNNNNNNNNNNNNNNNNNNNNNNNNNNNNNNNNNNNNNNNNNNNNNNNNNNNNNNNNNNNNNNNNNNNNNNNNNNNNNNNNNNNNNNNNNNNNNNNNNNNNNNNNNNNNNNNNNNNNNNNNNNNNNNNNNNNNNNNNNNNNNNNNNNNNNNNNNNNNNNNNNNNNNNNNNNNNNNNNNNNNNNNNNNNNNNNNNNNNNNNNNNNNNNNNNNNNNNNNNNNNNNNNNNNNNNNNNNNNNNNNNNNNNNNNNNNNNNNNNNNNNNNNNNNNNNNNNNNNNNNNNNNNNNNNNNNNNNNNNNNNNNNNNNNNNNNNNNNNNNNNNNNNNNNNNNNNNNNNNNNNNNNNNNNNNNNNNNNNNNNNNNNNNNNNNNNNNNNNNNNNNNNNNNNNNNNNNNNNNNNNNNNNNNNNNNNNNNNNNNNNNNNNNNNNNNNNNNNNNNNNNNNNNNNNNNNNNNNNNNNNNNNNNNNNNNNNNNNNNNNNNNNNNNNNNNNNNNNNNNNNNNNNNNNNNNNNNNNNNNNNNNNNNNNNNNNNNNNNNNNNNNNNNNNNNNNNNNNNNNNNNNNNNNNNNNNNNNNNNNNNNNNNNNNNNNNNNNNNNNNNNNNNNNNNNNNNNNNNNNNNNNNNNNNNNNNNNNNNNNNNNNNNNNNNNNNNNNNNNNNNNNNNNNNNNNNNNNNNNNNNNNNNNNNNNNNNNNNNNNNNNNNNNNNNNNNNNNNNNNNNNNNNNNNNNNNNNNNNNNNNNNNNNNNNNNNNNNNNNNNNNNNNNNNNNNNNNNNNNNNNNNNNNNNNNNNNNNNNNNNNNNNNNNNNNNNNNNNNNNNNNNNNNNNNNNNNNNNNNNNNNNNNNNNNNNNNNNNNNNNNNNNNNNNNNNNNNNNNNNNNNNNNNNNNNNNNNNNNNNNNNNNNNNNNNNNNNNNNNNNNNNNNNNNNNNNNNNNNNNNNNNNNNNNNNNNNNNNNNNNNNNNNNNNNNNNNNNNNNNNNNNNNNNNNNNNNNNNNNNNNNNNNNNNNNNNNNNNNNNNNNNNNNNNNNNNNNNNNNNNNNNNNNNNNNNNNNNNNNNNNNNNNNNNNNNNNNNNNNNNNNNNNNNNNNNNNNNNNNNNNNNNNNNNNNNNNNNNNNNNNNNNNNNNNNNNNNNNNNNNNNNNNNNNNNNNNNNNNNNNNNNNNNNNNNNNNNNNNNNNNNNNNNNNNNNNNNNNNNNNNNNNNNNNNNNNNNNNNNNNNNNNNNNNNNNNNNNNNNNNNNNNNNNNNNNNNNNNNNNNNNNNNNNNNNNNNNNNNNNNNNNNNNNNNNNNNNNNNNNNNNNNNNNNNNNNNNNNNNNNNNNNNNNNNNNNNNNNNNNNNNNNNNNNNNNNNNNNNNNNNNNNNNNNNNNNNNNNNNNNNNNNNNNNNNNNNNNNNNNNNNNNNNNNNNNNNNNNNNNNNNNNNNNNNNNNNNNNNNNNNNNNNNNNNNNNNNNNNNNNNNNNNNNNNNNNNNN
Coding sequences within it:
- the LOC106880512 gene encoding uncharacterized protein LOC106880512, which gives rise to MLVLSYWSILFLVLPHFLYTQARKWEVQICLTEEYHHHILVTLNWDNGKNITCANEENCFKTEIELDNKSTPQVIGVKPSMELKAIVRNRDLHEVHGALCQTPCNAAELKLTSWTSWGIEIKRNKEYGDYEFSLGLEPYVKANVVFKPHSKETNISFFLPTEANTPSKMSLLTRGKFHLDIRVF